GTGTTTCACAAGTTTACACACAAGGAGCCCAATTTCACCGACAAAACTAGGCTGCCCAGACTTAAAGCAGGTGTAGAAAGTCTAAGCTTACACCAAAAGGGGCTGTGCCCCTGGAAATTCCAGAAGTTGCATGCTGAGAGGAGAATGGACTGTTGAACCCACAAAGTGCTACCACATACTCAATGACCCCGACAGGAGCTTTTGTTGTCCGAGGCCGTGTTCACCAAGGGAAAGCCAGAACCAGGAGCTGCCAACTTTTCAGGCTGAGGAGTGCGGAAATGCAAAAGGTAACGAGAAGGGATCCTGGTTAGGCTTCTCTTTTACCTTGGTCATCCGAGCAGCAAAGTTctgtgccatctggaggttggagaaCAAAAAAGTCGTGAAGATCTCTTTTTCTCAGCCCCCCACCCTCCAAGTCAAGTGGAGATTTCTAGTATCCTAAAATgcacttttaattttttcccaATCATTCTTCAGCATCCCTCTCTTCTGCAAATAAACAATCCCCTTCCCAATCTACAAAGCTGTTTGACCTGAACTGTGACTACCCATAATGCAGTTGACTTTTGCCTACCTATTATGCATTTCTGCCTTGATTTCCAACTACCACACATAATATACCTCTACTTTGGTACCACTACTGACACCCAAGGCCCTTCTTTCCCAGTTCCCagctgctatgtgtgtgtgtgttaagtgccgtcaagtcgcttccgactcatggcgaccctatgaatgaaagtcctcccagcTGCTAGATAAAATAAATCCTTCTCCTGACAGCTCGTAATGCATTTCTTTCTAAACTTCCATCCATGACGTTGCTGTGTCAGATTGGCAACCCACAATGCAAAGCTGCCATTAACCTGGGTACCCACAATTCCCTTCTCTGAAAATCCACAAAGCACGCCTTTCACCATATACTCTCCACCCACAATGGGACTCCAAATTGTACCGTGTGGTTCATCTTTCCTATCCCACAATGCACCTTTGCATGATCAGCTCTTACCTATAATAAACCTTACCTGAATGATGATGAGCTTCTCACTCAAACTGTCAGttccttccagttcttctcctatACATAGCGTAACTTGGTGTTCAGGCTTGGGAGCAAAGCCAAGCTGGTACTGGTCCCAAGCTGTGGAGAGAAAATGTAGGGACAGGCATCAGTATATTCTAGGGCAAGGGTCCTCAACCTGGATCTTTCCTGGCCCGCGCCAAGGGCTTTTAGAAAGTCGGTGGGGCTAAGCAGGGTTTTTACCCAGCAGGGATGCTGAttaaaaggcaccctgttaaacagaacgtctgcctgaaatgttgaagagttactactaGTTATATATAACCTCGATcccctgatattttgtggttgctTCCATctactgcggcagccattttgtggtcgtgcccaccgtgctgtgtcagaattccaaaggtgcctgcgggCTCAGAAAGTTGGGGACCACTGTAGTAGGGTTActaattcagaagaagaagaggttttataagccgactttatcacttaaggaagaatcaaaccggcttacaatcaccttctcttccccacaacagacaccctgtgaggtaggtggggctgagacagctgtgactagcccaaggtcatctagctggcttcatgtgttggagcggagaaacaaatccagttcaccagattagtgcctgccattcacgtggaggagtggggaatcaaacccagttctccagatcagagtccaccgctccaaaccaccactcttaaccacaccaccacgctggcgtTGAATTAACTTTCAAAGATGAACATTACAATATCGATGTGAATCGACAGGACAATTTACTAAGAGTAGCATCTCTCATCTAAATAATGCAGACTAACacgtttggtttgtttgtttttccatttggaaAGTGTCTCCTCAACACATAACCTCACCTGACTGAAACGCCTTGGTGCTGAACACGTGAAGGAAGAGGCCGCTGTCCAGCTTCCCGCCGGCCTGGGATTCCGTGAGGCCCTGCCAACAGATGTTGGCTTTACACCTTCTTTGGCACTGGATGACTATCCCTTCCCGGTTACTGTCAATCATCACTCCCTTTTCCAGATCCTTCAACAATTGGAGGGTGGCTttctgcttttggggattctCCATCCTGTCTGCACATGGCAGCACCACACGGCGCATCCTGTTACACGGCGCTCCTGGTGGCGTCGAGTCAGACGTGATCAGAAAGTCGCCTTGCGGGAGCCAGACACTCTGAACCAGCACACCGCTGTAGAAGACGGACATCTGAATGGAGAACTCAGctgggaaaggagaagggaggagaTCAGCCACACGGCAACCAATAGACCGGGACACCCTAGTTTTCACATGGAATGGCCATGACAAAAAAAGGGCATATCTTACACACAAAGcggccttataccgaatcagactcttggtcctcCAAAGTctgtaatgtctactcagactagcagtggctctccagggtcccaggctgaggtctttcacatcacctactgtcgcAATTGCAATGATTTCATCCCCAATaataggctttaagagggaagtggacacattcatggagagggctattcatggctactagtaaaaatactagtcatgacgcatacctattctctccaggatcagaggagcatgcctattctcttaggtgctgtggaacacaggcaggatgctgctgcagtcgtcttgtttgggggcttcctagaggcacctggttgaccactgtgaggatagactgctggacctgatggaccttggtctgatccagcatggcctttcttatatgttCTTATAAGGCACCTGCTGGTTATGTTATCCTTTGTTTTAGAGTAACAAGGTGTGGGAAAGTACTTTTAACGAGTTGGCTTTGACCTTCTACCTTGCTATCTCAGCATGAGCTCATAAGTATTTGCTGAGTGGTCATTTGCATCTGGGCTGTTACCACTTATTACGATAGCCAAACAGATACTTAGAAGTAGTCGCACGATTGTGACAATCAACTTTAGAGAATGATCAAATAGATAATTTTATCTATAAATACACATGGTTGTGAAAAGCAAAAaggttttctttgaattgcatctcaggatgcagaggttgaAGAATCACTGATATTGGTAAGATATTGGGATCTTTGGGCTTATTGGATAATCCCTAAAAGCTATATAAAAAATCAGGCTGAAGCCTGatttgttttaaatgctgtaatcAATTTTGATATGCATTCATAATGTTAGGAACTCATAATAGCCTGAATATCCACATTTTGTGTAGATATAATTATTTTATGTCTTTATTGTATAATGTCTTGCTTAATGAAAAGACTCTCTTTaattaataaaagataaaaagattCAACAGATGTTTTGGTCAATTGCTGCTTGCTCGAATAAGAGGGAAAACAGGACTAACAGCCCAAAAGATTATATAGTATTATCAAAAGTTGGAAGGGGTAGTAACTTTTCTGGCATGAGAAAACAAAGAGGGATATGATGCTGCAATTGTTTCAGAAGCAGAGCTTCTGGAGGAATTCTCAGTTAAAAATCTCTCTTCAGTGTTGCGAGGGAATAAGTCTCACGCTAcactactacctggtccttttaactggagaggtcgGGGATtgacctggggaccttctgcacgcaaagcagaggctctcccagccgtgagctcagtagtagagcctctgcttggcatgcagaagggtcccaggctcagtctccgacatctccagttaaagggactaggcaaggaggtgatgtgaaagacctctgcctgagaccctggagagtcgctgccagtctgagtagacaatactgactttgatggatccaaggatctgattcagtataaggcagcttcatagttGCTGTCTGTGCTATACACACACTATATATACACTGAGTCACAATCCCTCTCCAGCACGCATGcactctcttcctctccccacctctgACAAAGGAAACCGACCCTTccaaggcaggggcagagagagaTGCTCCCTCTGGGATCTCACCGATTCTCATCACCAGAGGCATCTCCGCCGGCACAATCTTGGCTGTCAAATGGAGGTCAATCTCAGTCACGTCAGAAGCTGGTGTGGCAAGAGAGCAAAGGAACAGGGAGTGAGAAACTGGGGAGCGACCACCCTTCACAGATAGCCAAGCTGCCCTTTCCCAAAATCAAGCTCAATTCTCTCAGGCTAAATTGCAGGCACCGCTCACCAGGGTTCAACACCAGAGCCTGTTCTGGGCTTGCTACATGTACAAAAAACCGCCAAGGAACAGAGTGCCTATGAGCATGTGCAAAATGAATTTCACCCACCACTAGGAAACTGCAACACATAACTGGAATTGAGGACTTCTGCGCACCTGGAATCAGGAGTTTGGATGGCTACACTGAGCCCAGCACCCCTCTGCTTTGTAATTATACACCGCAAGCCATAATCCATTCCACTGAAGGGACCGCCCACTCCCAAACAAGAGTTCGATTGCAGCATGTTGTACGACAGTTTTGCGCCCATACACATTAATTTGAACGATGTACAAGGAGAAGCACCAGCCAATCTGAAAACCGTTCCCCATCACAGACTCCTGCTCCCCCAGAAGTgcaacatttttttggggggggggatgcctggtAGGGGTCACAACAAAGTGCACGGGGAAGGTTACAttgcattatatatttatttattgccagACATAGTAAACATAGATTTGCCAGAACATAGTAAACAATctttaaaacagattttaaaagggtaggtatcaaatctaAAAGTATTTCCATAGCTTAGCAGAAATACATTAAAATCATAAAATAGTTGCGTTAAAAACCGTTATGCTAAAATTTACCTAAGAGTTAATCGTGACCAATCTTGACATTACCATTAGTGGTATCTCTCAAACAGACCTTAATAGCCAatgagcaaaatttagcaacttgggaaAGTCAAAAGGTGtccccccttcccacagcagaaatttcatttcctcttcttctgaaacaaactcccttaggttcaccGGCGGATGAATCAACTTCTGTCTAATGTCCTTATAATAATTACACCTAAGAATAACATGGCTAGTGTCTTCAATTTCTCTGGCCCCACAAGGACATTTACATTGCAGTTGCTCAGCGTCCACCGTCCTTTCCAACCAGGCCCAGCAACAGGCGCAGCAGTGTAACGACAGATCCATTTCCTGCCCCAGTGAATCATCCTGGGTATGTAGACACTTCCTGCCCCCAGCCCTGTTTGCTTACTTTGGTTCATGAAACAGGCCATGGGCTCTTGCTCTGCCCTCAGTGAGGGAAAGGTTTTAAAGCAGGGATTCCCAACATGGTGGCCACGGACACTAGGGGgcccaccagcacctttcctggcacccaccaaatgattttagaaagtgggtgggggttcctccccagcagggcttctgactggctgcacAGTTTGAAATAAcagtgttttggcagcagctgccaccatagtgtaggttttaaaaaggtaaaggtcccctgtgcaagcaccgggtcattcctgacccatggggtgacgtcacatcccgacgtttactaggcagactttgtttatggggtggtttgccagtgccttccccagtcatcttcctttaacccccagcaagctgggtcctcattttaccaacctcggaaggatggaaggctgagtcgaccttgagccggctacctgaaaccaacttccgtcaggatcgaactcaggtcgtgagcagagcttggactgcagtactgcagctgaccaatctgtgccacggggctcttagtgtTGGTTTTACTTTTTCTCATTCCTCATTtccagtgtattttaaaaaattactcctcttgtcccctgcatTTGAgcttcctgtatgtgtgtgtggttgcCTTCACCTCTCGTGGCAGGCAtgttgtggttgtgcccaccacactatgtcagaagtccaaaggcgctcacaggctcaaaaaggttggggcccCTTCATTTAAGGTAAAGGCGGGATCCCGAAATATCTGCTGGAGTGAGTGTTACCAGGACAGGACCTTTCAGCTCCGTTCTTTCTCGAGGcgcttcttttttttcccctcccgagAAAGCAGCGCATGATCTCCTCTCCCAAGTCTTCGCTAAACACAAACCTCCTTACAGGAAACAAGAAGGGAAGGCACTTCAGTATGCACACAGCACCCAAACTGGGCCTTGCGCACCAGAGAAACCCCAAGAAGAGTGCCTGAGACTCCTGAAAACCCATCAAAACTTACAGCTAGAGGCGCACTCCCCCACCTGGTTCACTGGGCTGAGGACTGAGCTCCTCTTGTTGGAAGGTTAAATTAGCGGCTGCGTCCAGAGAAAGGCTAGCTGTGGCCTCTGACGTGGAGCTTCCATCCTGGAGGATAAAGAAGAAAGATCAGATTGTGCGTGCC
This genomic window from Euleptes europaea isolate rEulEur1 chromosome 18, rEulEur1.hap1, whole genome shotgun sequence contains:
- the IRF9 gene encoding interferon regulatory factor 9 — its product is MATPGPGMRSTRKLRQWTVEQVESGKFRGLVWDDPPAKTMFRIPWKHAGKQEFRHDEDAAFFKAWAIFKGKYHPGERFDSAACKTRIRCALSKSPEFEEVRSRSRLDITEPYKVYRLVPLPEQPTGKSSKKSRKMKMEGSSGTSEERAGSPPTSVPLMPHSLLLSNTDGSSTSEATASLSLDAAANLTFQQEELSPQPSEPASDVTEIDLHLTAKIVPAEMPLVMRIAEFSIQMSVFYSGVLVQSVWLPQGDFLITSDSTPPGAPCNRMRRVVLPCADRMENPQKQKATLQLLKDLEKGVMIDSNREGIVIQCQRRCKANICWQGLTESQAGGKLDSGLFLHVFSTKAFQSAWDQYQLGFAPKPEHQVTLCIGEELEGTDSLSEKLIIIQMAQNFAARMTKVKEKPNQDPFSLPFAFPHSSA